From a single Ornithorhynchus anatinus isolate Pmale09 chromosome 4, mOrnAna1.pri.v4, whole genome shotgun sequence genomic region:
- the LOC114811150 gene encoding octapeptide-repeat protein T2-like — protein sequence MATDAAGGEGPTRRRGGSGPRRGGREGSNAQARGLWLEAGRERGENAQARGFRAEAGRERGKNAQARGFQAEAGRERGENAQARGFRAQAGREREEERACAGIPGRGGRERGKNAQARAFQAEAGRERGKNAHARGFQAEAGRERGENAQRMR from the exons ATGGCAACGGAcgccgccggcggggaggggcccaCGCGCAGGCGCGGCGGGTCCGGCCCGAGGCGGGGAGGGCGCGAGGGTTCCAACGCGCAGGCGCGGGGGCTCTGGCTCGAAgcggggagggagcgaggggagaACGCGCAGGCGCGGGGATTCCGGGCCGAGGCGGGGCGGGAGCGAGGGAAGAACGCGCAGGCGCGGGGATTCCAGGCCGAGGCGGGGCGGGAGCGAGGGGAGAACGCGCAGGCGCGGGGATTCCGGGCCCAGGCGGGGAGGGAGCGAGAGGAAGAACGCGCATGCGCGGGGATTccgggccgaggcggcagggagCGAGGGAAGAACGCGCAGgcgcgggcattccaggccgagGCGGGGCGGGAGCGAGGGAAGAACGCGCATGCGCGGGGATTCCAGGCCGAGGCGGGGCGGGAGCGAGGGGAGAACGCGCAG CGGATGCGGTGA
- the WDR54 gene encoding WD repeat-containing protein 54, which produces MYRRERSVALAGSPSALYNNLSVLALPARGLTCYGVVHGAAAQLLSATPDGQPLCRRQLTAKDGGAAVSLGPSLVTQVDWCALPGRLLLVLTSQKGIQIYETDGSIMVYWHALDPGESPPGQSTFARGIAACGHFICVGTGSGRVLVFDVPPRGPNVTLSEELREHRAPVTDVAAEAGPGQGGAEDVVTADDDGQLCVWKAGPEFELLTRIPARGCPCPSVRLWRGVVAAGFGDGQIRVYEAATGALRVQIDAHARALCALDLAPEAGKLLSGAEDSFVHVWQLSRTRDGGIEVRHRHSERVTDTQVCGARFCDPAGSSFAVAGYDLGEILLYGPN; this is translated from the exons ATGTACCGCCGGGAGCGCTCGGTGGCGTTGGCCGGGAGCCCGTCGGCGCTCTACAACAACCTGAGCGTCCTGGCGCTGCCCGCCCGCGGCCTCACCTGCTACGGCGTCGTGCACGGCGCCGCCGCCCAGCTGCTCAGCGCCACCCCCGACGGGCAGCCCCTGTGCCGGCGCCAGCTCACGGCCAAGGACGGGGGCGCCGCCGTCAGCCTCGGCCCCTCCCTCGTCACACAG GTTGACTGGTGTGCCCTGCCCGGCCGGCTGTTGTTGGTGCTGACGTCCCAGAAGGGGATCCAG ATCTACGAGACCGACGGGTCCATCATGGTCTACTGGCACGCGCTGGACCCCGGAGAGAGCCCTCCAG GCCAGTCGACGTTTGCCCGAGGAATCGCCGCCTGCGGTCACTTCATCTgcgtgg GGACGGGGTCCGGCCGGGTGCTGGTGTTCGACGTGCCCCCCAGAGGGCCCAACGTCACGCTGAGCGAGGAGCTCCGGGAGCACCGGGCCCCGGTCACCGACGTCGCGGCCGAGGCCGGCCCCGGACAG ggcggcGCTGAGGACGTGGTGACCGCAGATGACGACGGGCAGCTGTGCGTCTGGAAGGCGGGCCCGGAGTTCGAGCTGCTGACACGGATTCCAGCCCGGGG GTGCCCGTGCCCGTCGGTGCGGCTGTGGCGGGGCGTGGTCGCGGCCGGCTTCGGGGACGGGCAGATCCGCGTCTACGAGGCGGCCACGGGTGCCCTCCGCGTCCAGATAGACGCCCACGCCCGGGCCCTCTGCGCCCTCGACCTGGCCCCCGAGGCCGGAAAG CTGCTGTCCGGGGCCGAGGACTCCTTCGTGCACGTCTGGCAGCTGAGCCGAACCCGGGACGGCGGCATAGAG gtGCGGCACCGCCACTCGGAGCGTGTGACGGACACGCAGGTGTGCGGCGCCCGCTTCTGCGACCCCGCGGGAAGCTCCTTCGCCGTGGCCGGCTACGACCTGGGCGAGATCCTCCTCTACGGGCCCAACTGA
- the C4H2orf81 gene encoding uncharacterized protein C2orf81 homolog, whose product MAHEGSRLSRDRVGQSRSRAEKGRPAVTSLPHVDVVPGRLSEADWVGLVQKEEGEDAVGDLLAQLVQRVTEDAFQVYLSRQCVPFTVSQAQEALLQMVEWRFLARDEGETAVDGGGTAALGPGWEEDEEPRTCATDAWAQGAVPVLASPGTLPPRDQESRNADGTTPETPDSPPASRGPPETPGSSPASSGSDSSPGPRTPGDRPWILGAPRRLDPARLPRHLHRPPAEVLDPDLGRRGPDRGPARPGSPKAAPSRPGVPRPGPDGSGSKWPREVEELAGPRSPSVLLHSVELADGVAVRDPNTGASPSAPRDDGILPRRPLPSRQ is encoded by the exons ATGGCTCACGAAGGCTCG agGCTTTCCCGGGACCGGGTGGGGCAGAGCCGCTCCCGGGCGGAGAAGGGGCGGCCTGCGGtgacatccctgccccacgtggacgTGGTCCCCGGCCGGCTGAGCGAAGCCGACTGGGTGGGGCTggtgcagaaggaggagggagaggatgccgTGGGCGACCTGTTGGCTCAACTGGTCCAGCGGGTCACCGAGGACGCCTTCCAGGTCTACCTGAGCCGGCAG TGCGTCCCCTTCACGGTGAGCCAGGCGCAGGAGGCCCTGCTCCAGATGGTCGAGTGGCGCTTCCTGGCCCGGGACGAGGGGGAGACGGCGGTGGACGGCGGGGGGACGGCCGCCCTCGGCCCCGGCTGGGAAGAGGACGAAGAGCCGCGCACCTGTGCCACCGACGCCTGGGCCCAGGGCGCCGTGCCCGTCCTGGCTAGCCCCGGCACGCTCCCGCCGCGGGACCAG GAGTCCAGGAACGCCGACGGCACGACCCCGGAGACCCCGGACTCGCCCCCGGCTTCCCGGGGACCTCCCGAGACCCCCGGGAGCTCTCCCGCCTCGTCCGGGTCCGactcctcccccgggccccggacccc gggggaccGCCCCTGGATTTTGGGGGCCCCGCGCCGGCTGGACCCCGCCCGGCTGCCCCGCCACCTGCACCGCCCGCCGGCCGAGGTCCTGGACCCCGACCTCGGGCGGCGGGGACCGGACAGGGGCCCGGCGCGGCCCGGCTCCCCCAAggcggccccctcccggcccggggtCCCGAGGCCCGGCCCCGACGGCTCCGGCTCCAAGTGGCCGcgggaggtggaggagctggcggggccgcggagc CCCAGCGTGCTGCTGCACTCCGTGGAGCTGGCCGACGGCGTGGCCGTCCGGGACCCCAACACGGGCGCCAg cccctcggCCCCTCGTGACGACGGgatcctcccccgccgccccctcccgtcGCGTCAATAA